The Candidatus Hydrogenisulfobacillus filiaventi sequence TGCCTTCACCTGGCAGACCCTCCCTTCCCTCTTGCCGCCAGTATATTGACGGCCCCGGCGGCCTATGCCCGGCCCTCCGGGCGGGGAGCGGCTCCCCGCCCGCAGAACCCGGGGCCGGAGGGGACGGGTCCCCGGTTACCCCTTGCTCCGGGAGGCGGTGGAGGAGCCCGTGATGGTGACATGGCTCTGCTGACGGATGCGGGCGACAAACGCATTGTAGGCGTTATCGCGGGCCGTTTGCGTGAGCTGCTGCTCCACCTGCGCCTCAACCGCATTCAACGGCATGACCTGCCCCGCCCTGACGGCTTGAACTTCGATGATATGGTAGCCATATCTGGTATGGGCTATACCGTACTGGCCCGGCTGGAGCTGGTCCATCACCTCGTAGAAGTGGGGCACCAGGCCCGACTGCGGGCCCCGCAGCACCCAGCCTAGCTCCCCCCCGTGCACAGCACTGGCCTTGTCCAGGGAGTAGCGCCGGGCCAGCGCCGAAAAGCTGGCCCCGTGCCGGATCTGGTTCAGGAGTTTCTCGGCCTCAGCCTTGGTCTTGACCAGGATGTGGCGGACCTCGATTTCCGGCGGCTGTATGAATTGCCCGGGATGCTGGTGGTAGTAGGCGGCGGCCTGGGCGGCGGTGGCCGCCGGCACCGGGGCCGTGACGCGGTTGTAGACCTCCTGGACGATGATCTGCTGGGTGACGTATTGCCGGAAGGCCGCCGGGCTGAGATGGAAGCGGGCCAGGGAGGCCTTGAGGGCCTTAGCCCCGCCCAGCCCGGGCGCGATATCCTGGTTGAGCACCTGCTCCGCCTGCCGGCTGGCGGCGGCTTCGGTGGTCCAATGATGGGCCAGGGCCCACTGCGTCACCAGGTCGTCCTGCACCAGATCCTGCACCCCCGCCTGCTGGACCTGGGCAGTGACCTGGATAGGGGTTCCCTGCAGCACCTCGGTGGCCGCCAGGAAGGTGTGCCAGTCGGCGGCGGTGACCGGCCGCCCGTTTACCACCGCCAGCGGCCGGGCCGCCGCCGACGGGGCGTGCCCGCACCCGGCCAGAAGACCGGCTCCCGCCGTCAGGGCCGCCAGCCAGCCGACGGCACGCCGTCCCCGCCCGGACCGCCTGCCCGCGCGTTTATCCTTGTGATAGGGCACCCGCCCACACTCCTTTCAGGATATCCAATGCCGTTTCGGCCACGTCCGCCGCTTCCCCGGGGCGCGCCGGCCGGCTGAGCCGGATGGCCAGCTCCGCCTGATCGGCCCGGCCCGGCAGCAGCCGGCCGCTGAAAACCTGACCCAGCTGGCGCAAGGCGTCGGGCTGCAGCGGGGACTGGGGGGTGGCCTTCAGCACCACCCGGTCCGGCCGTTCGCTCACCGCTGCCAGCCGCAACGCCCGCGCCAGCGTGCGGATGCGGGCCACCTGCAGCAGGCGGTGCGCCGGCGGCGGGAGGGGCCCGTAGCGGTCGGCCAGCTCCGCCGCCACCTGATCCACCTCCTCCGGGGTCTGCAGCTGGGCCAGGCGCTTGTACCACCCGATCTTCTGCCCCACCTCCGGGATATACCCTTCGGGCAGGTAGGCCTCCACGGTCAGGTCGAGCTGCGGATCCGGCACCGGGGCGGGGGCCGCCTCCCCCTTGAGCTCCCGCACCGCCTCCGCCAGCAGCTCGGTGTAGAGGTCAAAGCCCACCGCCGCGATATGGCCATGCTGCTCCGCCCCCAAGAGGTTGCCGGCACCCCGGATCTCAAGGTCCCGCAGGGCAATCTGATACCCGGACCCCAGTTCGGTGAACTCGCGGATGGTCTCCAGCCGCCGCTGGGCGGCGGGGGTGAGCACCCGTTCCGGCCGGTAGGTGAAGAAGGCGTACGCCAGCCGCGCCGAACGCCCCACCCGCCCGCGCAGCTGGTAGAGCTGCGCCAGCCCCAGCTGATCAGCGTCCTCCACGATCAAGGTGTTGGCGTTGGGGATGTCCAGGCCGGACTCGATGATGGCGGTAGCCACCAGCACGTCGTATTCGTGGGCCACAAACCGTGCCATCACCTCCTCCATCTGGTCCTCCCCCACCTGGCCGTGCACCACCCCGATGCGCAGGCCGGGCAGCAGGCGCTCCAGGCGCGCCACGATGCGGTCGATGGCATGGATGCGGTTGTGGACGTAGAACACCTGCCCGCCGCGGTCCACCTCCCGCCGGATGGCCTCCCGCACCACCTCGTCCTGGTAGGGCAGCACCACCGTTTCCACCGGCAGACGGTCCTCGGGCGGGGTTTCGATTACGCTCATATCCCGGATGCCGACCAGGGCCATATGCAGGGTGCGGGGGATGGGGGTGGCGCTCAGGGTCAGCACGTCCACGTTAGCCTTCAAGGCCTTGATGCGCTCCTTGTGCGCCACCCCGAAACGGTGCTCCTCGTCCACGATCAACAGCCCCAGGTCCCGGAAGCGCACGTCCTTGGCCAGCAGGCGGTGGGTCCCGATGACCAGGTCCACCCGGCCGGAGGCCAGCCCCTCCAGGATGCGGCGCTGTTCGCGCGGGCTGCGCAGGCGGCTGAGCGCCTCCACCGTCACCGGGTAGCCGGCCAGGCGGCTCTTGGCGGTGGCGTAGTGCTGCTCGGCCAGCAGGGTGGTGGGCACCAGGAAGGCCACCTGCTTCCCCGCCAGCACCGCCTTGAACGCAGCCCGCAGGGCCACTTCGGTCTTGCCGTAGCCTACGTCGCCGCAGAGCAGGCGGTCCATGGGCCGCGGCGCCTCCATGTCGGCCTTGATGGCCCGCAAGGCCGAGAGCTGGTCGGGGGTCTCCTCATAGGGGAAGGCCGCCTCGAAGTCCGCCTGCCAGGGGGTGTCCGGCGGAAAGGCGAAGCCGGCCTCGGTCTGACGGCGGGCGTACAGGCGGATCAGCTCCTCCGCCAGTTCCCGCACCGACCGCCGCACCCGCTCCTTGACCCGGGCCCATTCCCCGCCGCCCATGCGGGAGAGGCGAGGCTCCTGCCCCTCCACCCCCACATACTTCTGGACCAGCCCCACCTGCTCCACCGGCACGTACAGGGTGTCCTGCCCGGCGTAGGCGATGTGCAGATACTCCTTGTGGCGTCCGTCCACCTCCAGGGTGGCCAGGCCCAGGAACCGGCCGATGCCATGGGTGACGTGCACCACGTAGTCCCCGGGCTTGAGGTCGGTCAACTTGACCGCCGGCCCCCCCGGCCGCCGGCGGGCGGCCGGAAGGGGCTGCACCTCCCGGCCGCTGATCTCCCCCTGAGCCAGCACCACCAGCCCCAGTTCCGGCAGCCAGAAGCCCTCGCCCAGGAGCCCCAGCAGGAATCCCACTTCGCCCGGCACCCCCAGTCCCGGGCGCGGGTTGATGCCCCGGTCCAGCAGCTCGCGGCCCAGCACCTGCGCCTGTTCCGGGTCCCGTACCGCCAGCACCACCCGCTGCCGGGCCTTGCGCAGGCGGCCCACCTCGGCTGCAAAGCGGTCGGGCTGCCCATGCACGCGGGGGGCCGGGCGGCCGGCCAGGGCCAGCACCGCCCCGCCCTGGGTGCGGGCATGGGGCAGCAGGGACAGGTACAGGCGCGCCCGCCCGTCCAGGGCCTCCGCCCAGGCCTCGGGGTCCCCCAGGCTGGTCTCCGCCTCCACGGGCAGGATCTCCCCCCGCTCCAGGCGGGCCGCCGCCTCTTCCCGCTCCAGGGCCGCCTGCCCCCGCACCGCCTCCGCGATGCGGGGCCAGTCATCGTAGACGACCAGCGGGGGCTCCCGGAAACGCCGGGAAAGGACCACCCCCGGACCGCAGGCCGCAGCCAGGCGCTGGGCGGCGGCCCCGGCCAGGTTCCCTTCCTCCAGCTCCCGCAGCACCCGGCTGTACCGCTCCTCCAGGGCCTCAGCCTGGCTGCGCCGGCCGGTGGCCAGCAGCGCGGTCCGCGCGGTGTCCAGCTCCCCGGCAATCCGCCGGCGCACCGCCTCCAGGCGCTCCCCCTCCAGCACCGCCTCCCGGGCCGGGGCCACCCGCACCCGGTCCACCCGCTCCACGCTGGTCTGAGTGACCGGATCGAAGCGGCGCAGGGACTCGATCACCACGTCCCACCATTCAATGCGCACCGGATCCGCCCCCGGCGGCCAAACATCGAGGATGCCGCCCCGGCGGCTCATCTGGCCGGGCGCCTCCACTGCCGGCGCCGTCCGGTAGCCGAGCGCATCCAGGCGCGCCGCCACCACCTGCGGCTCCACCTCCTGCCCTGCCGTCAGCTCCAGCGCGGGGGCCCCGGCCGGCAGCAACAGCTCCCGGGCGGCCTGCACGGGTGCCACCAGAATGGCGGACCCGGCCCCTGCCACCGCGTCCAGAGCCGCCAGGCGCATGGCGGCCCATTCCCCGCTCTCGGCGCTGACCTCCCCCCAAGCAGGCGGGCGGGGCGGGAAGAAGAAGCAGGGACGGCCGGGCAGCAGCACCTCCAGCTGGGCTTGCCAGCGGCGGGCCTCCTGGGAACCGGCGGTCACCACCAGGACCGGCAGTGCCAGGTCCCGGGCCAGGGCGGCGGTGAGGAATGCCGGCAGGGACCCGGACAGGCCCGAGGCCTCCCCCCGGCCCCGGGCCAGGAGCTCCTCCCGGAAGGTGCGGTAGGCGGGATATGCTGCCCACAGGTCCAACAAGCCGGCCAGACTCGGGATCTCGGTCATACGCCTCCCCCATCACCGCCGCCCGCCCGGCCGCCCCCGGGCAGGAGGGAGGTGGCGTTGTAGCGGGTGGCAGCCTGGTCCCAGCCCCGGGTCAACACCGTTTCCACCGCTTCGGCCGCGGTGTCCACCGCCGCCTCCAGCCGCGCCCGGTCCTCCCCCCAGGGCACCCCCAGCACCCAGTCGATGACCGGCATGCGTCCCTGAGGGTGCCCGATGCCGATGCGCAGACGGGGGAACTCTTCGGTACCCAGGGCCTCAATCAGGGACTTGAGCCCGTTGTGGCCGCCGGCCGAACCGCCCGCCCGCAGCCGGATCTGCCCGGGCGCCAGGGCCAGGTCGTCCACCACCACCAGCACCGCCGCCGGCGGCCAGCCGTGGCGGCGCACCAGGGGGCCCACCGCCTGGCCGCTCAGGTTCATGAAGGTGTGAGGCTTCAACAGCAGCACCCGCCCGTTGCCGGGCACAGCCCATTCCGCCTCCTCCCCCCGCCGGGTGAGACGGAAGACCAGTCCCTGCCGCTCCGCCAAGCGGTCCAGCACCCGAAAGCCGAGGTTGTGCCGGGTCAAGCGGTACTGGGGACCGGGGTTGCCGAGCCCCACCACCAGGCGGATGGGAGCCGGACCCGGGCCGCTCATTCGAACAGCTTGGAGACCGAGAGGTCCTCATGCACGCGCATGATGGCCTCGGCCAGCAGGGGGGCGACGGAGATGATGCGGGTGCGGGCCGGCGGCGACGGCTGGGGAATGGTGTCGGTCACCAGGATCTCGGACAGGGGGGCCTCGCTCAGCACCTCCCGCGCCCGTCCGGAAAAGACGGGATGGGTGGAGGCGGCATACACCGCCCGCGCCCCCAGGTCCATGATGGCCTGGGCGGCCTTGGCCACCGTGCCGCCGGTGTCGATCATGTCGTCCACGATCACCACCGTTTTATCCCGCACCTTGCCGATGACGTTCACCACCTCGGACACATTGGGTTCCGGCCGCCGCTTGTCGACGAAGCCCAGGGGCACCCCCAGGATCTTGGCCATCTGCCGCGCCCGGAACACCCCCCCGGCATCCGGGGAGAAGATCATGAGGTTCTCCAGCCGCCGTTCGTAGATGGCCTCGGCCAGGATGCGGGCGCCCGACAGGTTGTCGACCGGGATATCGAAGAACCCCTGGATCTGGGGGGCATGCAGGTCCATAGTCAGGAGCCGCCGCGCCCCGGCTACGGTAATGAGGTTGGCCACCAGCTTAGCGGAGATCGGCTCCCGGCCCCGCTCCTTGCGGTCCTGGCGGGCGTACCCGTAAAACGGCACCACCGCGGTCACGCGCCGGGCGGAGGCCCGGCGGGCGGCATCGATAAGCAGCAGGAGTTCCATCAGGTTATCGTTTACCGGCGAGGAGGTCGGCTGCACGATAAAAACGTCGGTGCCGCGGACGTTCTCCTCCAGGCGGGCCCGGATTTCGCCGTTGGAGAAGCGGCCCACGGTCGCCGTCCCCAGCCGCATGCCTAAATGGTCGGCAATCTTTTGCGCCAGCTCGGGGTTGGCGGTGCCGGTGAAGATCTTCAACTCCCCCGCGCGTTCAAAGCTCATGGCTGCAAACGTCGTCTCCTTCCGCCTTTTCCACCCTGGCGCTTCGCACTACCGCCGGCGGGCACTCCAGCCCGGCTTGTTCTCCTGGCGGGCACGCGCGATCCCCAACGCGTCGGCCGGCACGTTTTGGGTAATGGTGGAACCGGCGGCGACATAGGCGCCGGCTCCGATTTCCACCGGCGATACCAGGTTGCTGTTGCAGCCGATGAACGCCTGATCACCGATGAACGTGCGGTGCTTTTCCTTGCCGTCAAAATTGACGATGACGGTACCCGCCCCAATATTAACACGGCTGCCGATGGTCGCATCGCCCAGATAGCTATGATGCCCGGCCTTGCTCCCGATCCCCACCTGGGTGTTCTTGAGCTCCACAAAGTTGCCGATGGCCACATCCCGGTCGAGGCGGGTCCCTGGGCGCAGATGGCTGAAGGGCCCCACCCGGGACTTGGTGCCCAGCACGCTGGATTCCACCACCGACTGCTGCACGGTCACCCCGTCGGCCAGACGGCTGTCCACAATGGTGGTCATGGGGCCGATGCGGCACTCACGTCCGATCCGGGTGCGCCCACGCAGGAAGGTCAGGGGGTAGATAATCGTATCCTGCCCCACCTCCACCGTAGGGTCCACATAGGTGGTAGCCGGATCCACCACCGTCACCCCGGCCGCCAGCAGCCGTTCCAGGGTCAGCTCCCGCAGGCGCGCCTCGGCCTGGGCCAGCTCCCGGCGGGTGTTGATCCCCATCACCAGGCCGGGGTCCTCAGCCTCCACCACCTCGACCTGCCCGCCTTCGGCCAGGATGGCCCCCAGGGCCTCGGTCAGGTAGCGCTCCTCCCCGTGCCAGGGCAGGTGGGGCAGGACCCGCCGCAGGCGCTCCACCCGCCAGACCCCGATGCCGGTGTTGACCTCGTGCACCGCACGTTCCTCGGGCGTGGCCTCCCGCTCCTCCACAATGCCCCGCACCCGGCCGGCGGCGTCGCGCAGGATGCGCCCGTACCCGCGCGGGTCCGGCATCAGGGTGGTAAGCAGGGTGACGTCCGCCCCGCTCTCCCGGTGGCGGGTCACCACCCGCCGCAGGAGGTCGGCAGGGATAAGGGGGCAGTCGGCATACAGCACCAGCACGTCCGTCACCGCCGGCCCCAGGCGCTCCACCGCCTGCATAACGGCGTCCCCGGTGCCGTGCATGGCCGGCTGTTCCACCAGCAGAGCCCGTTCCTCCAGCAGCTCGGCCAGGCGTTCCTTCTGGTAGCCCACCACCACCACCGGCCGCCCCAGTCCGGCCTCCTGCACCGCCCGCAGCACGTGCTCCACCAGCGGTTGGCCCCCCAGCTCATGCAGCGCCTTGGCCAGCCGGGAATTCATGCGGGTGCCCAGCCCCGCGGCCAGGACCACCGGCACCGTCTCCCCGGCCGCCCGCAGCTCCGGGCCCGCGCCCGTTTCCGGTCCCACGATTGCGCGCCTCCTTCGGCGGTCCGGCGGTCTTCTGGCGTCCCCCCGCCGGCCCTCCCTCCATCCTACCGGGGAGACAAAAAGAAAGGCAAGGGCGGACAAGCGCCCCTGCCGCAGGGCCACGCCTCGCTACCGGGGGGAGCCGCCCCGGCGGAAGTCGGATGACTATGAGACCTCGCTGGCGTCCTCCGCCGCCGCGCTGGTGTCCCAGAACACCTTCAGCACGGCTTCCTGAATCCGGTCGCGGGCGGATTGGGTGATGGGATGAGCAATATCCCGAAACACCCCGTCCGGCGTCTTGCGGCTGGGCATGGCCACAAACAGCCCCTTCTGCCCCTCCACCACCTTGACGTCATGGATGACGAACTCGCCGTCCAGGGTGACCGAGGCCACCGCCTTCATCTTGCCCTCGGTCTGCATCCGCCGCAGTCGTACGTCGGTAATTTCCACGCTGATCCTCCTCGCTTGCTGCCGCCTCCCGCCGCCGGGCAAGCATCGGCCGGTCAGGGGGATTACGGCTCCCGGGCCGGTAACGGAACGCGGCCAGGATTCGCTCCCAAGCGGGGAAAACCCTTCGCTTTGTCGAAATTTTGTGTCCGAATGGTTCTTTCGGGTCCCTAGGTTTTGTTCCCGCCGGTGGCCGGACTTAACACCTCTACCGGGTACCCCGCCTGGCGGAGGCTGTCGAGGATGGCGGCCACATGAGCGGCATCGCGGGTTTCCAGCACCAGGTGGACCAGGGCCTCGGTGGGGGAAAGGCCGGGGTACCACCGCTCGTGCTCCACCCGCACCACATTGGCCGCCTGGGCGGCCACCAGCTGCAACAGGCGGGAAAGCTGGCCGGGACGGTCCACCAGCACCGTCTTCAGGTGTACCTGCCGCCCCTCCTCCACCAGGCCCTTTTCGATGATGCGGGCCAGCAGGGTGACATCGATATTGCCGCCGCTGACCACGGCCGCCGCCACCGCCCCGGGGGCGGCCTTGCCCTCCAGCAACGCGGCCAGGGCGGCCGCCCCCGCCCCCTCCACCACCAGCTTGGTGCGCTCCAGCAGGAGCAGGATCGCCCGCGAAATGCTGCGCTCGTCGACGGTCACCACCTCGTCCACGTAGCGCTGCACCAGGGCGAAGGTGAGGTCTCCGGGCCGCTTGACGGCCATGCCGTCCGCCAGGGTGTGCACCGCCGGCAGGGTCACCACCCGGCCGGCCTCCAAAGAGCGCAACATGGCCGGCGCTCCTTCCGCCTGCACCCCAATCACCCGGATCTGGGGATTGACCGCCTTGACGGCCAGGGCCACCCCCGCCGCCAATCCTCCGCCCCCGATCGGCACCCAGAGGCTGTCGAGGGCCGGGCGTTCCTCCAGGATTTCCAAGGCGACCGTGCCCTGGCCGACAATGACCGCCGGATCGTCAAAAGCGGGAATGAACACCCGGCCCTCGGCCGCCGCCAGGCGATGGGCTTCGGCGTCGGATTCATCGAAGCTGTCCCCGGCCAGCGCCACCTCCGCCCCGTAGCGGCGGGTGGCCTCGATCTTGGTGAGGGAGGCGGCCTCGGGCATAACCACCGTGGCCCGGGTGCCCACCAGCTGCGCCGCCAGCGCCACCCCCTGGGCATGATTGCCGGCAGAGGCCGCCACCACGCCCCGCTCCAGTTCAGCCGGGCTCAGCTGACGCAGGCGGTTGTAGGCCCCCCGCAGTTTGAAGGACCCCGTCCGTTGCAGGTTCTCCAGCTTCAGGAAGACCCGCGCCCCTACCTGCTCGTTGATGTGCACGGACTCCTGCAGGGGGGTGCGGTAAGCCACCCCTTCCAGGGCCCGGGCGGCCGCCCGGACCTCCTCGATCCCCGGCCGGCCGGCCGCCCCGAGTCCCGATTCCGCCATGCCCTACGCCTCCGTTCCGCTTCCGGCCTCCAGCCAGCTGCGCACCCAGGGGGTCTCCCGCACCCAGGGCGGTGGCTCCTCGGCCCCTTCCCGCCATTCCAGGCAGGCCCAATACTCCGGAATGAGCTTGCGGGCGGGATCCGGGGTGGCCACCAGCACCCCCACCCCCACCACCCGGGCGTCAAACTCCCCCAGGAGGTCGGCGGCGGCCCGGGCGGTGCCACCCGCCTTCAGAAAGTCGTCCACAAACAGCACCCGTTGCCCCCGCACCGGCGACCGCCGGGCCAGGGACATGGACTGGATGCGGTGTGAGGACCCTGAAAAGTAGTTGAGGGAGAGGGAGGAGCCCTCCGAGAGGCGGTTGTCCCGGCGCAGCAGCAGCGCCGGGCGTCCCAGGGCGCGGGCGGTGGCCAGGGCCAGGGGGATGCCCTTGGTCTCCACCGTGGCCACCAGCCCCACTTCCCGGTCCTGAAAACGCGCCGCCAGCAGCTCCCCCATGGGGTCGACCAGCCGCGGGGTAAAGAGGAGGTCGGTCATGTAAAGGAAGCCTTCCGGGGTCAGCCGGTCGGGGCTGTTAAGGCGTGTGATCCACTCCGCCACCGCCCGCCCGATGCGTTCGCGATCGGGCTCCGGGCGGAAGGTGACGCCGCCTTGCGCTCCCAACTGGGTGGCGACCTGCCCCTGCCCCGCCTCCTCCAGCACCTGCCGGACCAGGAGGAGGTCCTCGCTGAGGGTGGACTTGGCTACCCCCAGCCGGCGGGCGAGGTCCGCCAGCCCCGCCTGCTCGCCGGGATGCGACACCAGGTACTGGGTCAGCAGCACCAGCCGCCGCTGGCGGTCATGCATGCCGTCCCCCCTCCTCCCCTGCCCTCAGCGCCCGCTGCCGGCCTCCGGCCCGGCCGCCGCCACCTCCAGCAGCCGCGCGGCCAGGCTGAGGTCGCCCGGCTTGTCGACATCCACCCCGATGGCCGGCTCCTCCAGGATGACCGCCCGCCCGCGGATGCCCCACCGGGCCGCCACGCGGGCCTCCACCGCGGCGATCCGCAGCCGGCCCGTCACCAGGCCCCACAACAGGCCGGGCCCGAGGTCCCGTGCCAGTTTCCAGGGATCCTTGCGGTGCCCAAGCAGGGCGCGTGCGGTCCCCTCCACCGCCAGTAGCGCCTGCGGCCGCACCAGGAACAGGTTGCCCCCCGTGAAGACCCCGTCCGCCATCCGCACCCAGGTGCGCTGCACCCCGGGATAGGCAGCCTCCACCGCCGCCCGCGGGACAATGGGGTAGACCACGTCCATCCCCACCGGGGCCGCCTCCAGAAAGCGGCTCACCACCGCCGGGGTCAGGAAAGGCAGGTCGGCGGTCGCAATCAACAGGGCCGGGGCACCCGGGTCGTGGGCCAGCACCGCCTCCAGCCCGCGGCGCAGGTTATCCCACAGGTTGTCTGCTGCCGGCAGCACGGTCAGGCCGGGGCGTTCCGGAACCGGCCCTACCGCCCACAGCCGGTCGACGCCGGGGGTAGCGGCCAGGGCATCCACCACATAGTCCACCAGGGGGCGGCCGGCCACGGGGATGAGTGCCTCCCACGCCACAGCCGGAAAGGCCTCCCGCAGCCGGCCCCGGTTGGGTTGGCCGGCCAGAATCAGGGCGTGCACGCCCTCGCCTCCTTTGTCAGGGTGCCGGGTCAGTCAGGCCCCGCAGCGGGTGAGCCGGAACCAGGGGGCCACCGGTGCCATCGCCGCCTCCAGCACCGCCGCCGCCGCGCTTCCGGGCGGGGCTTCGGGCACCAGCGCCACAAAGGTGGGCCCGCTGCCGGACAGGCCCAGCACATAACGGAGGCCGGTGGCGGCCAGGGCGGCATTCAGCCGCTCCCGGAAACCG is a genomic window containing:
- the tdcB gene encoding L-threonine ammonia-lyase, translated to MAESGLGAAGRPGIEEVRAAARALEGVAYRTPLQESVHINEQVGARVFLKLENLQRTGSFKLRGAYNRLRQLSPAELERGVVAASAGNHAQGVALAAQLVGTRATVVMPEAASLTKIEATRRYGAEVALAGDSFDESDAEAHRLAAAEGRVFIPAFDDPAVIVGQGTVALEILEERPALDSLWVPIGGGGLAAGVALAVKAVNPQIRVIGVQAEGAPAMLRSLEAGRVVTLPAVHTLADGMAVKRPGDLTFALVQRYVDEVVTVDERSISRAILLLLERTKLVVEGAGAAALAALLEGKAAPGAVAAAVVSGGNIDVTLLARIIEKGLVEEGRQVHLKTVLVDRPGQLSRLLQLVAAQAANVVRVEHERWYPGLSPTEALVHLVLETRDAAHVAAILDSLRQAGYPVEVLSPATGGNKT
- the spoVG gene encoding regulator required for spore cortex synthesis (stage V sporulation) (Evidence 2a : Function from experimental evidences in other organisms; PubMedId : 9733708, 10348850, 10648512, 16428420, 27048798; Product type r : regulator), encoding MEITDVRLRRMQTEGKMKAVASVTLDGEFVIHDVKVVEGQKGLFVAMPSRKTPDGVFRDIAHPITQSARDRIQEAVLKVFWDTSAAAEDASEVS
- the prs gene encoding phosphoribosylpyrophosphate synthetase (Evidence 2a : Function from experimental evidences in other organisms; PubMedId : 2169413, 3038693, 8522540, 22083279, 25890046; Product type e : enzyme) — protein: MSFERAGELKIFTGTANPELAQKIADHLGMRLGTATVGRFSNGEIRARLEENVRGTDVFIVQPTSSPVNDNLMELLLLIDAARRASARRVTAVVPFYGYARQDRKERGREPISAKLVANLITVAGARRLLTMDLHAPQIQGFFDIPVDNLSGARILAEAIYERRLENLMIFSPDAGGVFRARQMAKILGVPLGFVDKRRPEPNVSEVVNVIGKVRDKTVVIVDDMIDTGGTVAKAAQAIMDLGARAVYAASTHPVFSGRAREVLSEAPLSEILVTDTIPQPSPPARTRIISVAPLLAEAIMRVHEDLSVSKLFE
- a CDS encoding Peptidylprolyl isomerase, whose translation is MPYHKDKRAGRRSGRGRRAVGWLAALTAGAGLLAGCGHAPSAAARPLAVVNGRPVTAADWHTFLAATEVLQGTPIQVTAQVQQAGVQDLVQDDLVTQWALAHHWTTEAAASRQAEQVLNQDIAPGLGGAKALKASLARFHLSPAAFRQYVTQQIIVQEVYNRVTAPVPAATAAQAAAYYHQHPGQFIQPPEIEVRHILVKTKAEAEKLLNQIRHGASFSALARRYSLDKASAVHGGELGWVLRGPQSGLVPHFYEVMDQLQPGQYGIAHTRYGYHIIEVQAVRAGQVMPLNAVEAQVEQQLTQTARDNAYNAFVARIRQQSHVTITGSSTASRSKG
- the pth gene encoding peptidyl-tRNA hydrolase (Evidence 2a : Function from experimental evidences in other organisms; PubMedId : 8635758, 12100553, 12682299; Product type e : enzyme), whose protein sequence is MSGPGPAPIRLVVGLGNPGPQYRLTRHNLGFRVLDRLAERQGLVFRLTRRGEEAEWAVPGNGRVLLLKPHTFMNLSGQAVGPLVRRHGWPPAAVLVVVDDLALAPGQIRLRAGGSAGGHNGLKSLIEALGTEEFPRLRIGIGHPQGRMPVIDWVLGVPWGEDRARLEAAVDTAAEAVETVLTRGWDQAATRYNATSLLPGGGRAGGGDGGGV
- the glmU gene encoding bifunctional glucosamine-1-phosphate N-acetyltransferase/UDP-N-acetylglucosamine pyrophosphorylase (Evidence 2a : Function from experimental evidences in other organisms; PubMedId : 1328164, 8522540, 9648743, 11124906, 20495944, 23485416, 24915076; Product type e : enzyme), with amino-acid sequence MGPETGAGPELRAAGETVPVVLAAGLGTRMNSRLAKALHELGGQPLVEHVLRAVQEAGLGRPVVVVGYQKERLAELLEERALLVEQPAMHGTGDAVMQAVERLGPAVTDVLVLYADCPLIPADLLRRVVTRHRESGADVTLLTTLMPDPRGYGRILRDAAGRVRGIVEEREATPEERAVHEVNTGIGVWRVERLRRVLPHLPWHGEERYLTEALGAILAEGGQVEVVEAEDPGLVMGINTRRELAQAEARLRELTLERLLAAGVTVVDPATTYVDPTVEVGQDTIIYPLTFLRGRTRIGRECRIGPMTTIVDSRLADGVTVQQSVVESSVLGTKSRVGPFSHLRPGTRLDRDVAIGNFVELKNTQVGIGSKAGHHSYLGDATIGSRVNIGAGTVIVNFDGKEKHRTFIGDQAFIGCNSNLVSPVEIGAGAYVAAGSTITQNVPADALGIARARQENKPGWSARRR
- the mfd gene encoding transcription-repair coupling factor (Evidence 2a : Function from experimental evidences in other organisms; PubMedId : 8594198, 9535092, 11065368, 16950921, 22248542, 25713353, 27399782, 27435260, 29536659, 30691388; Product type f : factor), translating into MTEIPSLAGLLDLWAAYPAYRTFREELLARGRGEASGLSGSLPAFLTAALARDLALPVLVVTAGSQEARRWQAQLEVLLPGRPCFFFPPRPPAWGEVSAESGEWAAMRLAALDAVAGAGSAILVAPVQAARELLLPAGAPALELTAGQEVEPQVVAARLDALGYRTAPAVEAPGQMSRRGGILDVWPPGADPVRIEWWDVVIESLRRFDPVTQTSVERVDRVRVAPAREAVLEGERLEAVRRRIAGELDTARTALLATGRRSQAEALEERYSRVLRELEEGNLAGAAAQRLAAACGPGVVLSRRFREPPLVVYDDWPRIAEAVRGQAALEREEAAARLERGEILPVEAETSLGDPEAWAEALDGRARLYLSLLPHARTQGGAVLALAGRPAPRVHGQPDRFAAEVGRLRKARQRVVLAVRDPEQAQVLGRELLDRGINPRPGLGVPGEVGFLLGLLGEGFWLPELGLVVLAQGEISGREVQPLPAARRRPGGPAVKLTDLKPGDYVVHVTHGIGRFLGLATLEVDGRHKEYLHIAYAGQDTLYVPVEQVGLVQKYVGVEGQEPRLSRMGGGEWARVKERVRRSVRELAEELIRLYARRQTEAGFAFPPDTPWQADFEAAFPYEETPDQLSALRAIKADMEAPRPMDRLLCGDVGYGKTEVALRAAFKAVLAGKQVAFLVPTTLLAEQHYATAKSRLAGYPVTVEALSRLRSPREQRRILEGLASGRVDLVIGTHRLLAKDVRFRDLGLLIVDEEHRFGVAHKERIKALKANVDVLTLSATPIPRTLHMALVGIRDMSVIETPPEDRLPVETVVLPYQDEVVREAIRREVDRGGQVFYVHNRIHAIDRIVARLERLLPGLRIGVVHGQVGEDQMEEVMARFVAHEYDVLVATAIIESGLDIPNANTLIVEDADQLGLAQLYQLRGRVGRSARLAYAFFTYRPERVLTPAAQRRLETIREFTELGSGYQIALRDLEIRGAGNLLGAEQHGHIAAVGFDLYTELLAEAVRELKGEAAPAPVPDPQLDLTVEAYLPEGYIPEVGQKIGWYKRLAQLQTPEEVDQVAAELADRYGPLPPPAHRLLQVARIRTLARALRLAAVSERPDRVVLKATPQSPLQPDALRQLGQVFSGRLLPGRADQAELAIRLSRPARPGEAADVAETALDILKGVWAGALSQG